A part of Oncorhynchus gorbuscha isolate QuinsamMale2020 ecotype Even-year linkage group LG09, OgorEven_v1.0, whole genome shotgun sequence genomic DNA contains:
- the LOC124043225 gene encoding zinc finger protein 385D-like isoform X2 produces MDRDHKSHFGPGFGLTTPFMRKPSSSCVVCRLRFNSESQASSHYNGTKHFKRLKALDPLDCKTRAPDTVSKETTTKSVSPCLVPPSSEPSSTDVTAGAVLSPPSASRVVPSTCSPSVSMEMPSDPSLSLCPLVEKEMEGEVEEVVESEEKKAKRLLYCSLCKVAVNSASQLQAHNSGTKHKTMLEARSGDGAIKSFPRSGVKAKLATPTQVSTGLQNKTFHCEVCDVHVNSETQLKQHISSRRHKDRAAGKPAKPKFSPYGLPPQRNQNLQTVGITLRKEDLAKPLVSRLLQSHLSLAAAAAMATLSPFHLRPALTSGSALFQTQPLHQPLLHPAPGPLRTAHTSVLFSPY; encoded by the exons ATGGACCGTGATCACAAATCCCATTTTGGTCCAGGATTTGGACTAACCACGCCCTTTATGAGGAAACCCAGCTCATCGTGTGTCGTTTGCCGACTGAGGTTCAACTCAGAG AGCCAGGCCTCATCCCATTACAATGGTACCAAACACTTCAAGAGGCTCAAAGCCCTCGACCCACTGGACTGCAAGACCAGAGCCCCCGACACAGTATCCAAGGAAACCACGACCAAGAGCGTATCACCCTGCCTTGTGCCGCCCAGCTCAGAACCCAGTTCAacag ATGTCACAGCCGGAGCCGTGTTGTCACCACCCTCTGCCTCTAGGGTGGTTCCATCGACCTGCAGCCCATCTGTATCCATGGAAAtgccctctgacccctctctgtcactctgtcccctggtggagaaggagatggagggagaggtggaggaggttgTGGAGTCGGAGGAAAAGAAGGCTAAGAGACtactatactgttctctctgcaagGTGGCGGTCAACTCTGCATCCCAGCTACAGGCTCACAACAGTG GCACGAAACACAAGACAATGCTGGAGGCCAGGAGCGGCGACGGAGCCATAAAGTCATTCCCCAGGTCAGGGGTCAAAGCCAAGCTGGCCACTCCCACTCAGGTGTCGACTGGGCTGCAGAACAAAACTTTCCACTGTGAGGTCTGCGATGTGCACGTCAACTCCGAGACACAACTCAAACAG cacaTCAGCAGTAGAAGGCATAAAGACCGTGCAGCAGGGAAGCCAGCCAAGCCCAAGTTTAGCCCCTATGGTCTGCCTCCTCAACGCAACCAGAATCTGCAGACA GTTGGGATCACTCTGAGGAAGGAGGACTTGGCAAAGCCTCTCGTCTCGCGCCTCTTACAGAGCCATCTCTccctcgctgctgctgctgccatggCAACCCTGTCCCCGTTCCATTTGCGCCCTGCCCTTACATCTGGCTCCGCCCTCTTTCAGACTCAGCCCCTCCACCAGCCCCTATTACATCCTGCCCCAGGACCTCTCCGTACGGCACATACATCAGTTCTGTTCTCACCGTACTGA